A DNA window from Fervidobacterium sp. contains the following coding sequences:
- a CDS encoding CapA family protein, with amino-acid sequence MRKDFFLLLLIIFCSISLSAVVNFSFVGDVMFPKSILEMFKTPSGYDFKPIFSEVKDIISSSDIAFCNLETTLGGPPYTGVPKFSSPDEVLEAIHWAGFDVVNVSNNHMLDTGTNGLRRTIQQVRNYGFTSVGGRLSPDEPRYSIVEVNGVKISFAGFTFSTNGIPIQREYAYMFDYINDHVVLSTVKQMRQNSDIVVVHFHFGVEFMRNPTKEQERIAKLCIENGADIVVGSHPHVLQRVDVVNYNGKKKVIAYSLGNFVSNMLEPYTDVGVILNVSYDTEQGAIVVNPIITWRHRFSKNGKNSLRIIPVLDFVKKPDKFITKTDLEALKKILENTKLLKN; translated from the coding sequence GTGAGAAAAGATTTTTTTCTCCTGTTATTGATAATTTTTTGCTCAATTTCGCTTTCTGCAGTTGTGAATTTCTCTTTTGTTGGAGATGTAATGTTTCCAAAATCTATTCTTGAGATGTTTAAAACACCTTCTGGATATGATTTTAAGCCTATATTTTCCGAGGTGAAAGATATAATCTCCTCGTCTGATATTGCATTTTGTAATCTTGAAACAACACTCGGAGGACCTCCATACACAGGTGTACCGAAATTTTCCTCTCCCGATGAAGTGTTAGAGGCGATACATTGGGCAGGTTTTGATGTTGTAAATGTGTCAAACAACCATATGCTCGACACAGGTACAAATGGTTTGAGAAGGACGATTCAGCAAGTTAGAAACTATGGTTTCACTTCGGTTGGTGGACGATTGTCACCCGACGAACCAAGGTATTCTATTGTTGAGGTAAATGGTGTAAAGATTTCTTTCGCGGGCTTTACTTTTTCTACTAATGGCATACCTATTCAACGTGAATATGCTTATATGTTTGATTATATAAATGACCATGTTGTACTTTCAACTGTTAAGCAGATGCGTCAAAATTCAGATATAGTTGTCGTACATTTCCACTTTGGTGTTGAATTCATGAGAAATCCAACAAAAGAGCAAGAACGAATAGCTAAACTGTGCATAGAAAATGGTGCCGATATTGTTGTAGGTTCACACCCACATGTCTTACAAAGAGTAGATGTGGTTAACTACAACGGCAAGAAAAAAGTTATAGCATATTCTCTTGGAAACTTTGTCTCAAATATGCTAGAACCATACACGGATGTAGGGGTTATTCTAAATGTTTCTTACGACACAGAGCAAGGTGCCATTGTGGTCAATCCAATAATAACTTGGAGACATCGCTTTTCCAAGAATGGGAAAAATTCTTTGCGGATAATACCAGTTTTAGATTTTGTTAAAAAGCCCGATAAATTTATAACTAAAACTGACTTAGAAGCTTTGAAAAAGATTCTTGAGAATACAAAATTGTTAAAAAACTAA
- a CDS encoding heavy-metal-associated domain-containing protein produces MTKYLLKVPDISCNHCKMRISKALEEIGEKNFEIRVSEKEVIIETNNIEKVVKKLEEIDYPVEQTIVQ; encoded by the coding sequence ATGACAAAATATCTTTTGAAGGTACCAGATATTTCTTGCAATCACTGCAAAATGAGAATTTCAAAAGCACTTGAAGAAATCGGAGAAAAAAATTTTGAAATAAGAGTTTCAGAAAAGGAAGTAATTATTGAAACAAACAACATTGAAAAAGTTGTCAAGAAACTTGAAGAAATTGATTATCCTGTAGAACAAACAATCGTTCAATAA
- a CDS encoding ATP-dependent 6-phosphofructokinase, whose translation MRRIGVLSVGNDCPGLNAAIRSIVVNAIEQEIEVMGIKDGFEGLLKDKVDILVRNNVSGILHQGGTILGTSLFIPEKDEELVAIKNKTIQYGITGYLLLGGRNAVRSALNLQKYGIPSILVPATIDNDLSFTDFSIGFITALEHVTQALDIIHSTAESHHRVMIVKTMGAPGGWLATFGGLAGGADFVVTNSDVLEPKELIRTIQHRYESGKRFSIVVVEDGVQLPEEILEECKCSYETDPAEVIGLYIGKKLELEWRYTNLGYIQRGGTPAAIDRIIATQMSSRAVELVKMGKFYHAVGIKGFIVTEVPYSETLLNIRPVDYYIKQLAKRFY comes from the coding sequence ATGAGAAGAATAGGTGTGTTGTCTGTTGGTAACGATTGCCCTGGATTGAATGCAGCTATAAGATCTATTGTTGTTAATGCAATTGAACAAGAAATAGAAGTCATGGGAATAAAAGACGGCTTTGAAGGACTATTAAAAGATAAAGTGGATATACTTGTGAGAAACAATGTATCGGGGATACTTCACCAGGGTGGTACAATACTTGGTACTTCCCTTTTTATTCCAGAGAAAGATGAAGAACTTGTAGCCATTAAAAACAAGACAATTCAATATGGAATCACTGGTTACTTACTCCTTGGTGGACGAAATGCAGTTAGAAGTGCACTGAATTTACAGAAATATGGTATACCAAGCATCTTAGTTCCAGCAACAATAGATAACGATTTATCATTTACGGACTTTTCCATTGGCTTTATCACTGCATTAGAACATGTAACACAGGCACTTGATATTATACACTCAACGGCGGAATCACACCATCGGGTTATGATTGTAAAAACAATGGGTGCTCCTGGTGGATGGCTTGCAACATTTGGTGGACTTGCTGGAGGGGCAGATTTTGTTGTCACTAACTCTGACGTACTAGAACCGAAGGAACTTATAAGAACTATACAACACAGATACGAAAGTGGTAAGCGATTTTCCATAGTAGTTGTCGAAGATGGTGTGCAACTACCAGAAGAGATATTGGAAGAATGTAAATGTTCTTATGAAACAGACCCTGCCGAAGTAATAGGGTTATACATCGGTAAAAAGCTTGAACTTGAGTGGAGGTACACAAATCTTGGATACATTCAAAGAGGTGGTACACCTGCAGCAATAGACAGAATAATAGCAACTCAAATGAGTTCAAGGGCTGTTGAGCTTGTAAAAATGGGCAAATTTTACCATGCAGTTGGTATAAAAGGTTTCATAGTTACAGAAGTACCATACAGTGAAACATTGCTGAATATCCGACCTGTAGATTATTATATAAAGCAACTCGCCAAGCGATTCTACTAA
- a CDS encoding sensor domain-containing diguanylate cyclase has translation MFLKKKIISFIIIISIALAMSLSIFWYYQNSIVDSTIQVFKKTVEILAEGISASYFQWTEMYSAFLNNDDEFIQRMLNDIKLEFPEVENVIITIDKIEKDDLFEISSDETSIIIKFRICNTEGTKYVPNKLVSILIPAQKILDGLHVRNILISKTGFNFIYNLKYKFRFSIADLIIFVGLLSISLILAILYLFTTERKLRQAESTEKLALEAITELTQSLLKGILEPSYQLLLQKAVQIIPGAQAGSVLTKEGEEFVFSAVVGYDFEALANLRLKPHELAQGFEKDIKIIRNIRDFDKKNLTDDKINILRSAGRVNEIKSTLSLPIVVDDEIKAFLNLDNLSNPDAFSELSVQIGKVFANQLGVIFERIKLEKELREQKERLEYLSLHDALTGLPNRRFLEIEGERLIALANRENKNLCLMYLDLKKFKPVNDAYGHNVGDYVLKVLSERFKVVIRKSDFVARMGGDEFVFLLYDCKEHRHFIDRILEEIEKDIYYNYIKINISGNFGIVFYPQDASTFGELITKGDIAMYYAKSNNLKYYLASNLNINSKE, from the coding sequence ATGTTTTTAAAAAAGAAAATAATTTCTTTTATAATTATAATTTCTATAGCCTTAGCAATGTCTTTGAGTATTTTTTGGTATTACCAAAATTCAATAGTTGATTCTACCATACAAGTTTTTAAAAAAACTGTTGAAATCTTGGCAGAAGGTATTTCTGCTTCCTATTTTCAATGGACAGAGATGTACAGTGCCTTTTTAAACAACGACGATGAATTCATTCAAAGAATGCTCAACGATATAAAATTAGAATTTCCCGAGGTTGAAAATGTAATAATCACTATCGACAAAATAGAAAAAGATGATCTTTTCGAAATCTCATCTGACGAAACAAGTATAATTATAAAGTTTCGTATATGTAACACAGAAGGCACTAAATACGTACCGAACAAATTGGTTTCAATTTTAATCCCTGCTCAAAAAATATTAGACGGGTTACACGTAAGAAATATACTTATCTCAAAAACAGGATTTAATTTTATCTACAATTTGAAGTATAAATTTAGGTTCTCAATCGCTGATTTAATCATATTTGTTGGCTTACTGTCTATAAGCTTAATATTAGCAATTTTATATTTATTTACCACAGAAAGAAAATTAAGACAGGCCGAGTCAACTGAGAAGTTAGCACTCGAGGCTATCACAGAGCTTACACAGTCACTTCTTAAAGGTATTTTGGAACCAAGCTATCAACTATTGTTACAGAAAGCTGTTCAAATAATCCCTGGTGCACAAGCTGGTAGTGTTTTAACAAAAGAAGGTGAAGAGTTTGTTTTTTCAGCCGTTGTTGGTTACGATTTTGAGGCTCTTGCAAATTTAAGACTAAAACCACACGAATTAGCCCAAGGATTTGAAAAAGATATAAAGATAATACGAAATATAAGGGATTTCGACAAGAAAAACCTTACAGATGACAAAATAAATATATTAAGAAGTGCAGGTCGAGTTAACGAAATAAAATCCACTTTGTCCCTCCCAATAGTTGTTGACGACGAAATTAAAGCATTTCTTAATCTCGATAATCTTTCAAATCCCGATGCATTTTCAGAATTATCAGTTCAAATAGGAAAGGTATTTGCAAACCAATTAGGAGTAATATTTGAAAGAATAAAGTTAGAAAAAGAACTGAGAGAACAGAAGGAAAGGTTGGAATACCTGTCACTTCACGATGCACTTACCGGGCTTCCCAACAGACGTTTTCTTGAAATAGAAGGTGAACGTCTAATCGCGCTGGCAAACAGGGAAAATAAAAATTTGTGCCTTATGTATCTTGATTTGAAAAAATTCAAGCCAGTAAATGATGCTTATGGACATAATGTGGGAGACTATGTGCTTAAAGTTCTTAGTGAAAGATTTAAGGTTGTGATAAGAAAAAGTGATTTTGTTGCAAGAATGGGTGGAGATGAATTTGTGTTCTTACTTTACGACTGTAAAGAACATCGACATTTTATTGATAGAATCCTTGAAGAGATAGAAAAAGATATATACTACAACTACATTAAAATAAACATCTCAGGTAACTTCGGAATCGTTTTTTATCCACAAGATGCTTCCACCTTCGGTGAATTGATTACAAAAGGAGATATCGCAATGTATTATGCAAAATCAAATAATTTAAAATACTACCTCGCATCGAACCTAAATATAAATTCCAAAGAATAA
- a CDS encoding FapA family protein, which produces MYEIFGAGSALYIKKGRGRLSQQEIKEIIEKLSALGIRQNFDFLIKFGAKEDESIEEILPEDITVLISPDEMEARVKINVKVAFSFEKVLEKLKNSGVVYGILEEEIKKNLEKQNVEFVAAIGKVPVNGDDGRIVMHVELPKKRIRELSKEGRVNLYDLDIFRFVKKDQIIAEIIPPTDGIDGMTVTGRVLKSKKGEKAVYVLGDNVYLDNNLIRARIEGVLKFEDNKFSVDPVLYIPGDVDISTGNINSEVDVYIKGWVRAGFKVISKKNITIEGGVEKDCIIQAEESVTVKGGIFGGEKTEVSCKKNLSAKFIQDAKINVGGDIFVNEYIMNSEVKCEGSLFLSGESGKLVNTELSLKYAAYVKEIVGGKRKLRVEGFSRRELVSIIKKLEDEKEKTKKIMIDLSIRIKECVTRLVEGKLSAHEMEKELKMQKEFTEKYKKMLEMYGKLESRIEEIKDLLSHVKGEGAVYITSKARDLKVILKDKPVDIAESYFRVLYIDEDNEVKFE; this is translated from the coding sequence TTGTACGAGATATTCGGCGCAGGAAGCGCACTTTATATAAAGAAAGGACGTGGCCGATTAAGTCAGCAAGAGATTAAAGAGATAATTGAGAAATTGTCCGCACTTGGAATCAGGCAAAATTTTGATTTCTTGATAAAGTTTGGAGCAAAAGAAGACGAAAGCATAGAGGAGATTTTACCGGAGGATATAACAGTTCTTATTTCTCCTGATGAAATGGAGGCAAGGGTCAAAATCAATGTCAAAGTAGCCTTTTCTTTTGAAAAGGTTCTTGAGAAGCTTAAAAACTCTGGAGTTGTTTACGGTATTCTTGAAGAAGAAATCAAAAAAAATTTGGAGAAACAAAATGTAGAGTTTGTAGCAGCTATTGGAAAGGTACCGGTAAATGGCGATGACGGAAGAATAGTAATGCATGTTGAATTGCCAAAGAAGAGAATTAGAGAGTTATCCAAGGAAGGTAGGGTAAATCTTTACGATCTTGATATATTCAGATTTGTCAAAAAAGACCAGATTATTGCTGAAATAATTCCTCCAACAGACGGTATCGACGGTATGACAGTCACGGGCAGAGTTCTCAAATCTAAAAAAGGTGAAAAAGCAGTTTACGTTTTAGGTGACAACGTTTATTTGGATAACAATTTGATAAGGGCAAGGATTGAAGGTGTCTTGAAATTTGAGGATAACAAGTTTTCTGTAGACCCCGTGCTTTATATTCCAGGAGATGTGGACATTTCAACAGGCAATATCAATTCCGAGGTTGATGTATACATAAAAGGTTGGGTAAGAGCTGGGTTCAAGGTAATTTCTAAGAAAAATATAACGATAGAAGGTGGTGTCGAGAAAGATTGTATCATACAAGCCGAGGAAAGTGTAACAGTGAAAGGTGGAATTTTCGGTGGTGAAAAGACAGAAGTTTCATGTAAGAAAAATTTGAGTGCTAAATTCATCCAAGATGCAAAAATAAACGTAGGTGGGGATATATTTGTTAACGAGTATATTATGAACAGTGAAGTAAAATGTGAAGGTTCACTTTTCTTGAGTGGTGAAAGTGGAAAACTCGTAAATACGGAACTTTCTTTAAAGTACGCTGCATATGTCAAGGAAATAGTCGGAGGCAAGAGAAAATTGAGGGTTGAAGGTTTTTCTCGAAGGGAACTTGTCAGTATTATCAAGAAACTCGAGGACGAGAAAGAGAAAACAAAAAAGATAATGATCGATCTCTCCATAAGGATAAAAGAATGTGTCACTAGATTAGTTGAAGGCAAGTTAAGTGCACATGAGATGGAAAAAGAACTCAAAATGCAAAAAGAATTTACCGAAAAGTACAAAAAAATGCTTGAAATGTATGGCAAACTTGAGTCAAGAATTGAAGAAATTAAGGATTTATTGTCACATGTTAAAGGTGAAGGAGCTGTCTATATAACGTCAAAAGCTCGAGATTTGAAAGTCATACTTAAAGATAAACCCGTTGACATAGCAGAATCATATTTTAGGGTTTTGTACATAGATGAAGACAATGAGGTGAAGTTCGAATGA
- a CDS encoding MFS transporter gives MERLPMWKKWMYALGQLGWSLTSFSIGNVLVYFYMPPEGINFPQFIQKGIVFAGLTIVGLVLGVSRFFDAITDPLVATLSDRSKMKLGRRRGFLAISVLPFAVLSFLPFLPPSTSYNLNTVWLFATVIAFYWFMTMYVTPFFAWMSELGKDPNERLQLSTMISITWAIGYVIGTQVYLFQGMLENAGFQPLRAFQIVTVVYGILGFIFMILPVIFIDEKRYCVQHTITEGSLESIINAFKEKNFTIFVIQDLLYWVGLTGISLGLVYYVTILLRLPKEQASKVQLIMFLLSFVFYIPVNILARKLGKKRLLMIGFIIFAFDFAFTSLLGKFPFSAYVQSYIVAVLSAIPLAIFGILPNAMVADIAEAHGRETGNYKAGVFFGARTFMQKMGQTLAGLVFPSVFIIGSNEVNEFGLRISSLISLIFMSLGYILLIFYNEKKILKILGFTSEK, from the coding sequence ATGGAGAGGTTGCCCATGTGGAAGAAATGGATGTACGCACTTGGACAATTGGGGTGGTCACTTACGAGTTTTTCAATAGGAAATGTGTTGGTGTATTTCTACATGCCACCGGAAGGTATCAACTTTCCTCAATTTATACAGAAAGGCATAGTATTTGCGGGCTTGACAATTGTTGGATTGGTGTTGGGAGTATCGAGGTTTTTTGATGCCATTACTGATCCCTTAGTGGCAACTTTGTCTGATCGAAGCAAAATGAAACTTGGAAGGAGAAGGGGATTTTTAGCAATCAGTGTCTTACCGTTTGCTGTACTTTCCTTTTTGCCATTTTTGCCACCGTCAACAAGTTACAATTTAAACACTGTTTGGTTGTTTGCAACAGTTATAGCATTTTACTGGTTTATGACTATGTACGTTACGCCTTTTTTTGCTTGGATGAGCGAGCTTGGAAAAGATCCAAATGAAAGGCTTCAATTAAGTACAATGATTTCAATTACCTGGGCAATAGGGTATGTAATCGGTACTCAGGTATATCTGTTCCAAGGAATGCTTGAAAATGCTGGTTTTCAACCTCTTAGAGCATTTCAGATTGTTACTGTCGTCTATGGTATCTTAGGTTTTATTTTTATGATTCTACCGGTTATATTCATTGATGAGAAAAGGTATTGTGTGCAACACACCATTACTGAGGGTAGTCTAGAGTCTATAATAAATGCGTTTAAAGAGAAAAATTTCACGATTTTTGTTATCCAAGATCTACTTTATTGGGTTGGACTTACGGGAATCAGTCTTGGTTTAGTTTACTATGTGACAATTTTACTTAGGCTTCCAAAAGAACAGGCTTCAAAAGTTCAGCTTATTATGTTTTTGTTATCGTTTGTTTTCTATATACCTGTAAATATATTAGCCAGGAAGTTGGGTAAAAAACGTCTGCTTATGATTGGTTTTATAATATTTGCTTTTGATTTTGCTTTTACATCTTTATTGGGAAAATTTCCTTTTTCTGCTTATGTGCAAAGTTATATAGTTGCTGTTTTGTCTGCTATACCTCTTGCAATCTTTGGAATATTACCAAATGCCATGGTTGCAGATATTGCTGAAGCGCATGGCAGAGAAACCGGAAATTATAAAGCTGGTGTGTTCTTCGGTGCAAGAACTTTTATGCAAAAAATGGGACAAACATTAGCGGGACTTGTATTTCCATCTGTTTTTATAATTGGTTCAAACGAGGTAAATGAATTCGGACTGAGAATAAGTTCGCTGATATCCTTGATATTCATGAGTTTGGGATACATATTATTGATCTTCTACAATGAAAAAAAGATTCTCAAAATACTCGGTTTTACTTCGGAAAAATAA
- a CDS encoding cation-translocating P-type ATPase: MEDKKTLKITGMTCTNCARIVERSLSKVEGVKFAAVNLATNTAFVVLDKPISEEALVKAVQSVGYDVSNESVERIEEKRLKRIKTNMLISLSVSIPLMLLMFLHMSNVHIPYFSEFEIVLSAVAIFYAGRDTVRACLIALMHKHANMDTLIIFGSVTAWLTSIINYFGINVHPFGTIGAMIISLHLVGRFIESYLRDKASKQIQKLLSIQSKEAQVLTEKGEFMMPIEAIKEGFTVVVKPGDRIPTDGVILDGETSVDESMITGEPIPVVKSVGDEVIGGSLNLSGLLKIKVTKTGEDTFLSKMISLIQQVQGSKVPIQALADTITNWFVPLIIFLALLSGIVWYFGFDTLNILTKNVREILPWSIHIEDRVSFGIFVFLTTVVIACPCALGLATPMALIVGTSIASKRGLLIRNAEAIQTAKEVGYVLFDKTGTITKGKPVVVHAQCPLEDKEYLSVIESYSNHPLAKAIVEYLGRDNKDGKIINFEEFSEVHGEGVYAKINGQNYFIGKPRDFSKYENYLSVGASVVEVVKNDNVIGFFVFQDILREDSKEAVKKLSEFGIVPVMVTGDNEKTARYIANAVGINYVYANAKPQDKLSVLREFQSKGKKVIMVGDGINDAIALKGADIGIAIGSGSDLAIDNADIIITKGGISKVVDAIQISKATFKIIKENLIFAFFYNILAIPLAMLGLLHPAIAEGAMATSSITVIVNSLRLSKLSS, encoded by the coding sequence TTGGAAGACAAAAAAACGTTAAAAATTACAGGTATGACATGCACAAATTGTGCAAGGATTGTTGAAAGATCACTTTCAAAAGTTGAAGGTGTTAAATTTGCTGCAGTAAACCTTGCAACAAACACCGCGTTTGTTGTGTTGGATAAACCTATTTCTGAGGAAGCTCTTGTAAAGGCAGTCCAAAGTGTTGGATACGATGTCTCAAATGAATCAGTTGAACGTATAGAAGAAAAACGCCTCAAACGTATCAAAACAAATATGCTCATTTCACTATCGGTTAGTATTCCTTTAATGCTTTTAATGTTTTTACACATGAGTAATGTTCATATTCCATATTTTTCTGAATTTGAAATTGTTTTGTCTGCAGTAGCAATTTTTTACGCTGGACGCGATACGGTACGTGCTTGTTTAATAGCCTTAATGCACAAGCATGCAAATATGGATACATTGATAATATTCGGTTCTGTAACTGCATGGTTAACAAGCATTATTAACTACTTTGGGATTAATGTACACCCATTTGGAACTATTGGTGCGATGATTATCTCACTTCATCTTGTCGGTAGGTTTATAGAATCTTATCTAAGAGATAAAGCTTCAAAACAGATACAAAAGCTGCTTTCCATTCAATCTAAGGAGGCACAAGTACTTACTGAGAAAGGTGAGTTCATGATGCCAATAGAGGCTATAAAAGAGGGATTTACTGTAGTTGTTAAACCTGGCGATAGAATTCCAACGGATGGTGTTATATTAGATGGGGAAACATCAGTAGATGAATCTATGATTACTGGGGAACCTATACCCGTGGTTAAGTCCGTTGGAGATGAAGTCATAGGTGGTTCTCTTAACCTAAGTGGATTATTAAAAATTAAAGTTACAAAGACAGGTGAAGACACTTTCTTGTCAAAAATGATATCTCTTATTCAGCAAGTTCAAGGGTCAAAGGTACCAATTCAAGCGTTAGCGGATACAATTACAAATTGGTTCGTACCACTTATTATTTTTTTGGCTCTTTTGAGTGGAATTGTGTGGTATTTTGGTTTTGATACACTCAATATACTCACGAAAAATGTAAGAGAAATTTTGCCGTGGTCAATACACATAGAAGATAGAGTCTCTTTTGGAATATTTGTCTTCTTAACAACAGTAGTGATAGCTTGCCCTTGTGCACTTGGTCTTGCAACACCTATGGCACTAATCGTAGGAACGTCAATTGCATCGAAAAGAGGATTACTAATCCGGAACGCGGAAGCCATCCAAACAGCTAAGGAAGTAGGATATGTTCTGTTTGACAAAACAGGAACAATAACGAAAGGCAAACCCGTTGTTGTACATGCACAATGTCCACTTGAGGACAAAGAATATTTAAGCGTTATCGAAAGTTATTCAAACCACCCACTTGCCAAAGCTATTGTAGAATATCTTGGAAGAGACAACAAAGATGGTAAAATAATCAACTTTGAAGAGTTCAGCGAGGTTCACGGAGAAGGTGTTTATGCAAAAATTAACGGTCAAAATTACTTTATCGGGAAACCTCGCGATTTTTCAAAATATGAAAATTATTTATCAGTAGGTGCCTCCGTTGTAGAAGTAGTAAAAAATGACAATGTTATTGGTTTCTTCGTATTTCAAGATATTCTCAGGGAAGATTCTAAGGAGGCTGTAAAAAAGCTTTCAGAATTTGGAATTGTACCTGTTATGGTGACTGGAGATAACGAAAAAACCGCAAGATATATTGCAAACGCAGTAGGTATTAATTACGTTTATGCAAACGCGAAACCTCAAGATAAGCTATCTGTACTGAGAGAATTTCAAAGCAAAGGCAAAAAGGTAATAATGGTGGGAGATGGAATAAATGATGCAATAGCCTTGAAAGGAGCCGACATAGGAATAGCTATAGGCAGTGGAAGTGACCTTGCAATAGATAATGCAGATATCATAATAACTAAGGGAGGGATTTCAAAAGTTGTTGATGCCATCCAAATTTCAAAAGCAACATTTAAAATCATAAAAGAAAATCTTATATTCGCATTTTTTTATAACATTCTCGCTATACCACTTGCTATGCTCGGACTTCTACATCCCGCGATTGCAGAAGGTGCAATGGCTACAAGCTCAATAACGGTTATCGTTAATTCTCTAAGATTATCGAAGCTTTCTAGCTGA
- a CDS encoding 1-phosphofructokinase family hexose kinase gives MIFTLTMNPCLDRYIYVDELIVDDTIRAKKVVDYPAGKGIDVSRVIRELGGVSIAIALVGGDTGRKLEEMLDKEGVIYSSIRVPQETRMNVILETSKGQYRISMPGEKISVKKLQVVLEVLQALVREKDTVVVSGSLPKGVASEFYTGIIFALKQWGATVYFDADGDKLKAGLIAQPDYIKPNLHEFQRLIGKHISSKDEIVSEARKVIEVHELSGILLTLGGEGAYFISKEKVLFTKTIKVSVKSAVGAGDSFLAGFVLKKSEGASDEEALRWANAAGTAAVMTPGTRLCRRSDVEKLIDKIFVEELNC, from the coding sequence GTGATATTTACACTTACAATGAATCCTTGCCTTGATAGGTATATATATGTTGATGAACTTATCGTTGACGATACAATTCGTGCAAAAAAGGTTGTTGATTATCCCGCTGGAAAAGGAATAGATGTGTCGCGGGTTATAAGAGAGCTTGGTGGTGTTTCAATAGCTATTGCTCTTGTTGGAGGAGACACTGGACGCAAACTGGAGGAAATGCTTGATAAAGAAGGTGTTATTTATAGCTCAATCAGAGTTCCGCAAGAAACAAGAATGAATGTGATTTTAGAAACGAGCAAAGGTCAGTACAGAATAAGTATGCCAGGAGAAAAAATAAGTGTTAAAAAGCTGCAGGTAGTTCTTGAGGTATTACAAGCACTTGTAAGAGAAAAAGATACAGTTGTTGTTTCCGGAAGTTTGCCTAAGGGAGTTGCTTCAGAATTTTATACTGGTATAATTTTTGCTCTCAAGCAATGGGGAGCAACGGTTTATTTCGATGCTGATGGTGATAAGCTAAAAGCAGGCTTAATTGCTCAACCTGACTATATAAAACCTAACCTCCATGAATTTCAAAGACTGATAGGTAAACACATCTCTTCTAAGGACGAAATAGTTTCCGAAGCAAGAAAAGTGATAGAAGTTCACGAACTTAGTGGTATATTGCTAACTCTTGGTGGCGAGGGTGCTTATTTCATTTCAAAAGAAAAAGTGCTCTTTACAAAAACAATTAAGGTAAGTGTAAAGAGTGCTGTTGGTGCTGGAGATTCATTCTTGGCAGGATTTGTTCTGAAAAAATCTGAAGGAGCAAGCGATGAAGAGGCATTGAGATGGGCTAACGCTGCAGGAACCGCAGCAGTAATGACACCTGGAACAAGACTTTGTAGAAGGTCGGATGTTGAAAAGCTAATTGACAAAATATTCGTAGAAGAATTAAATTGTTAA